In the genome of Actinomadura graeca, one region contains:
- a CDS encoding nuclear transport factor 2 family protein, whose protein sequence is MPPTPREVFLQLVWGVSEGRWDELPELYAEQTRVEHPFSPLGDKPLRNREELRKHFSAGRLLPPLHQEPADITVHETTDPEVIIAEFAYRGTVENGEPFRVPCIFVLRVRDGKIIASRDYIDHISSARRRGLLDELIEAIRA, encoded by the coding sequence ATGCCGCCCACCCCCCGCGAGGTGTTCCTCCAGCTCGTCTGGGGCGTCTCAGAAGGCCGCTGGGACGAGCTGCCCGAGCTGTACGCGGAGCAGACCCGCGTCGAGCACCCGTTCTCCCCGCTCGGGGACAAGCCGCTGCGCAACCGCGAGGAACTGCGCAAGCACTTCTCCGCCGGGAGGCTCCTGCCGCCCCTCCACCAGGAGCCGGCCGACATCACCGTGCACGAGACCACGGATCCCGAGGTGATCATCGCCGAGTTCGCCTACCGGGGGACGGTCGAGAACGGCGAGCCGTTCCGGGTCCCCTGCATCTTCGTGCTCCGCGTCCGGGACGGGAAGATCATCGCCTCCCGCGACTACATCGACCACATCTCCTCGGCCCGCCGCCGCGGGCTCCTCGACGAGCTCATCGAGGCCATCCGGGCGTGA